A single Lactuca sativa cultivar Salinas chromosome 8, Lsat_Salinas_v11, whole genome shotgun sequence DNA region contains:
- the LOC128127587 gene encoding bZIP transcription factor 11-like — protein MASSSGMTTSSGGSYPIQNSGFDEDLQQLMDQRRKKRMISNCESARRSRKRKQKHLDDLKSQLNQLRNENNQIISSVSITTQHYISVEAENSVLRAQVAELSHRLQSLNEMIAFMYQPVDTGCRFEDEPYSNGGGTEFVDEFMNNSPSYLYANQPIMASADMIQY, from the coding sequence ATGGCTTCCTCTAGTGGTATGACAACATCATCAGGTGGTTCATACCCAATTCAGAACTCGGGGTTTGATGAAGATCTTCAGCAATTGATGGATCAGAGGAGGAAGAAGAGAATGATTTCGAATTGTGAATCTGCAAGGAGATCTAGAAAGAGGAAGCAAAAGCATCTGGATGATCTCAAGAGTCAGCTGAATCAACTCAGAAATGAGAACAACCAGATCATATCAAGCGTCAGTATCACCACCCAGCATTACATAAGCGTGGAGGCGGAGAACTCTGTTCTAAGAGCTCAGGTGGCGGAGCTGAGCCACCGGCTACAGTCTCTGAACGAGATGATCGCTTTTATGTACCAACCTGTCGACACCGGTTGTAGGTTTGAGGACGAGCCATACAGCAACGGAGGTGGCACTGAGTTTGTCGACGAGTTCATGAATAACTCACCGAGTTACCTTTATGCAAACCAGCCTATTATGGCTTCAGCAGACATGATTCAGTACTGA